CTCTGTCttctcatgtctgtctctgagatgggtctgtgtgggttctcatgtggcgaGTTAGATGACCAGAAGTACTAAAACATTTGCTacatgttttgcatgaaaatggcttctcacctgtgtgggttctcatgtggacagttaactcACCAGAGTGCATacaacatttgccacatgttttgcatgaaaatggcttctcacctgtgtgggttctcatgtggacagttaacgCACCAGATTGtgtaaaacatttgccacatgttttgcaagaatatggcttcccacctgtgtgggttctcatgtggacagttaactTACCAGATTGCGTAAAAcacttgccacatgttttgcaagaatatggcttctcacctgtgtgggttctcatgtggacagttagaTGCCCAGACacactaaaacatttgccacatgttttgcatgaaaatggcttctcacctgtgtgggttctcatgtggacagttaactcACCAGATTGcgtaaaacatttgccacatgttttgcatgaaaatggcttctcgcctgtgtgggttctcatgtggacagttaaatcACTAGAATGCATAAAACAGTTGCCACATGTttggcaagaaaatggcttctcgcctgtgtgggttctcatgtggcgaGTTAACCCACCAGATtgcataaaacatttcccacatgttttgcaaggaAATGGCTTCTCACTTGTGATAATTCTCTGATGTGCCTTACTTTTCCTCTTACATGAAAATGGTTTTACACAAGGTTTAcattttagaattttttttcctggaggacaGGTATGAGAGAGAATCACGTCACAGCTTATTTCTGATTTGATATGATTACTTTCGGAAGCAGAAGTCACTATAGAGGTCTGAGTCTCTgcattcagtacatgctgctctccctcatgAATGCTGCAGTGAACCTGCTGtccctctttaacctgtgggggttctggttcctcacaGTTCAGACTGCAGTTCTTCTCCTGgcaacagagctgctgatcaaCTAAAATCCGCTCTTCCTCATAATTGTATTGGTGAGCGAGATCTGGAGGATTAAAGCAAAccagaaaacagaatgtgatgACCAGAAATACATTACAGTTCAAAACAATTGCAACCTCCACAGTTCAAACAAGTAACATGACATTAGCATAGTGAATGCACACaggcaaacattttgtttgtgtatgtagttTGAACGTAGCATGTGAGTTCATCTTTTCAGCTAAACCCCTGCTTGGGTCTTCAATTGCTGCACACACGTTTACTtctaattcagctgctgtagcctacaattcacggCAGGTAAAGTGTATTAGAAACTGCCTGACACATGTCAAGcaatctttttcagttaatatagtttttattgaggttatttaaaaacgcatatagcgaacagacttttttttttatttcatgctggcagcacaccacggtattaaactggtatgagccagtcctgatgtgtttctgtttgtttttgtaattttatcacGTTAAGAGCGCAGCCTTGTGCAGcctttatgttagaagttatgcacggtaataaaaacacttgtccggtaaactgaaaacctgccggtcacgttttccgctgcaaagtttttctaatggaaacaattaaaatgataaatgtaggctcagatggtaccaaactgttggcttgtgcctGCACCGCTCAGAAACTAAATTCCGTCtcagcagtgttcttctaagggacccggtcacaggtgcgactacggctcgctctctctctctcttcctcgctgtcacgtcatgttcataatctttatcaaacgtctccaaacataaaatacattatactactgaagtaaaactgaagattcaaccacacaaggcatcaaataaaatatatttaatatttgatccttatcttctatataagcggattgcatttttttattgacggtattaaaaatgatactgtcgctacctgtgtgccccgctggtataccttaataccttaataccgcccaaccctattgtgcattgtttgaatgtgctaaataaatattttcaattgctatattctttgaaacattaataataAGTTGTGTatttgcaatgccttgattttagtcaggttagtacacagttataGCGGTTTGTTTCGGTATTTCGGTTTTGGGTCTTGGATTCCTTATTTTCGGTTTCGGCCAAGAATTTTaatttcggtgcatccctagtattattaaaaataaaatgtataattaaCCTGCTATATgagatctgcatacagctaaaaccaGAGGTGGGTAGAGTAGCCAAATTTTTTACTCAAGTAAGAGTAAAAAAGTACTGTGTGAAAAAACTACTCAAGTACTGAGTAAATGTTAGAGTAACATTTATTCTTTGTATTGATTTATGGTAATCagacaaaagtaaaataaataagatgAAAACATGGTCAGGTGGTCACAGCTATTCTTCCGCTGCTTCACTTGGCTGAGGCAGAAAGATGCATGTACCGAGTAGCGAGTCCACGTTTGGCCAATGTAGCGGAGTAAGAGTAGTGTTATTTACTGACAAATTTACTAGAGTTAAAGTAAAAAGTATCAGACATTAAAATGACTCATATGAGTACATTTTTCCCAAAAAGTTACTCAAGTAAACGTAACGGAGTAAATGTAGAGCGTTActaccagtgttaattttgttgacgaatcattttcgtcatagttttcgttaacaacctttttttgctgataaaaatgagacgataactaaataaaaactaacgcactgtgccaaaaacgaagacgaagtGTATTGACACTTTTGTCAACGAATagaaacgagacgaaattattgatggagacgagatccaatgagagcaaattttgtttgtggaagggagggaccaATAAgaagacggcggcagagagccaatcagaagtgatctctctgcgtaaggaccccgcgatgctggaagaaggcgtactc
This region of Parambassis ranga chromosome 2, fParRan2.1, whole genome shotgun sequence genomic DNA includes:
- the LOC114449987 gene encoding gastrula zinc finger protein XlCGF17.1-like is translated as MQSGGLTRHMRTHTGEKPFSCQTCGNCFMHSSDLTVHMRTHTGEKPFSCKTCGKCFTQSGELTVHMRTHTGEKPFSCKTCGKCFSVSGHLTVHMRTHTGEKPYSCKTCGKCFTQSGKLTVHMRTHTGEKPFSCKTCGKCFRMSGHLTGHMRTHTGEKPFSCKTCGKCFMQSCDLTVHMRTHTGEKPYSCKTCGKCFRTSGHLTRHMRTHTDPSQRQT